A segment of the Elaeis guineensis isolate ETL-2024a chromosome 6, EG11, whole genome shotgun sequence genome:
AAACTAATGAGAATACTTTGGAATATGTTTTCTTTGTCATGTTACTGGTTCAACACAAAGGAGAATCTAATGGATAACTGTGATTCAATAATCAACAATATTTCAGttttcatcttattttttatCACAATGAATGgttattatcttttttattacTTGAATTATTGCAGGATACTTGTTGACGGATGGCCATGACCCTATCAAATTAACAATTCTATGCATATACATGTAAAAACAGGTAAACGAAAGGATTCCAGGCTATATAGGTGACATCTAGCCATTATGTATTTTTCTGTGTAAAACATGAGCAGAAGATCATAATACAAAATCTAGGGTTACTACTCTTCGTAAAACATGAGTAGAAGATCATAATACAAAATCTACAGTTACTACTCATCATGTCATGCCATCTAACACTTTGGGGTCTCCTGCTTGACTATTTCTTTTAAGCATCTTAGTACCTTCATTCAATTTTTGACACAtacaatttatattataaatacatATGGCTCATGTAGTCAGCATATAGGATTTGGGAAGGTGATGAGGAGGTGTGGTTGAGAGTAAGAGAAGGTTGGGTTGGGACGAGAAGAGCAGAAATGTGATGCTGGGAAGAATGCAGTGAAGCAAGTTACATTGATTTGCTTGGGTTTAATTGTTGAAGTTGCATTGAAACTAATCAAATTGTTTGAACTCTTGATGTTATGAAGGGATTAAATTATGCCGAACTTGGAAACAAAGATATCAGAAGctatattttgaaaattgaacttatattttaaaattaattaatactattATGATTAAAAATCTTAAGAACCATTATGACTGGAATGTAGGGATTGATGTTCCACGCCAGCAAGTTAtcaaaaaatatgcaatattacatGATAGCATTTGAAAAGAATTATAATAACAAAATGAAATAATTAGaccttgaattttaaaaaaaaaatcacagcaAATAACTTTTATGTTTTTGTTAGCTTTCAATGCACTAAGCAACCTTTCTAAGGATAGCACGTATTATCGCATGGAAAGGTATAGTGTGTTCATGTACTATGTAAGCATGTAACTATCTATGTACAAGTTACATACTTGCATGCATGCATCCATATATGTATTGTATGTACAAGTAACATAGTCCTTCGTTTTTAAGAACTTTCAAACTGTGGCCCCTAATTTTCTCCTCAACCCAATGTAGATCATATGAGAAACCCAAATTGGATTGCTACAACTTTCTTGAATGACCATATGTACATCAGAGTCCAGAAATTTCATGATCTCCATTTATTTTAAGTTGAGAATATTCATGTTTTTTGTCACAATAGAATATAAGCATGTGGTAGTTATGCAAATCAGGTTCTCACAGAAACAGATACCAATAATATGATGTCCATATCATCAAATCAATAATCATGGTCAAGATTTAATCATGAAGCAACCCACTGAACTTCACCTTGGCTAATCATTTGGTTTCACCAACAAAAGAACTTCACATCTAGGAAGTCAAAAGATCAtacagaaaaaaaagatcaagcttTCTAAGTTTTAATTGCAAACATCATGCATAAATATCAAACGGCATCAACACAAAGATGATAATAACAAAAAGGAAAAATGAAAACCTAAGGGTGTTTTAGAAGCTATTACACTGATTTTCTTGCAATTATTAAAGTATTGATAACAAGCTTGAATAGTTAGCCTTCCAATCTAATTTATTGTATATAGTTTCTGGACAAGGCGAAGTCACATATTACACATATTTAGGTGATATGAATTGCTTTACAAGAGGACGAAGGGAGATAAACAATTTCTTTTCAGTCAGTTGTACTAGATCAGAACATAAAGAAAATTTGAAATTCTAACCAAAATGAAGTTATTtgacttttcttcttttctttccatttTCTATATAGTCTGAAAAAACTAAGATGACCTGATCTCATCTGAAGGCTTGGAAGATCATTCAGATCCCCTTTTCAAATATgagagtaaaaaaaaaatcagaattttATCATACtccttaattttatattaattgacaACTGAAACAAGTTAATAACTGGTGTCATCAAATTCATTTAATTATGACACAAATTTTTTACTAGTAATTTTGTGTAACCAAGTTGTCAAGCGAGAACCAATGAGCTGGCATAGTATGTGCTGCTTCCACATTACATAGAAAGCAGTAAAAGGGCCACTAAGCACTTTCTCTATCCATCTTTATATTTTCTTGGATGATCTGGTGTGTAACTCAGAACTTTGGTCAAATTGCCTCTTAATTAACATCAAGTATTTGCTTCAAGATTTGGAAAGTTATGCTGAAGCAGCATATCAGGCAAGCCAAGCAACGAAATCCAGAAATATCAGTTCATGGCTATAAGGCGATCCATTTAGCATTGTTGCTAAGGCTAAAGCCACTGAAGGCATTATGTAACTTGCGAATCGTCAATGGTAGAATCAAACGTATCTCCCTGAAGAAAGATGGAGATACTAACACATAACAACAAACAAAGGATTTTGATGTAAAAGTTAAATGCCTGAGACATTAGATCACTAAATTCAGATAAGATGCTTCCTTCAATGCTATTTGTTCTTCACCTAACAAATATAATTCTCCTTTATCATTACAACTGTGGCTAAAGAATAAGGAATGATAAAATGTCATTACCTCAACCAAGTCCCCATATTTGGGAATAATGAGTTCAAGTCAATGAATCGAAGTTACAAATATACATAGATAAATTCTTAACATATTAACTGCAATGTATTCATTAGTTGATAATGTCACGTAATGACAGTCCGAGTAACCAATTACACAACAGACTTCTGACTACTGGAAATAGATGAACAGATGAGACACAGTTAGAACATTACCAGCTAATAAAGCAAATGTCAAGATAATTTTTACTTACCTAACTAAACAAGGCTCATTACGATCTTTAACAGTTGAGTCAGGCTcatacttttcttttttcttagaaggcCAAACTGATTTTACGAATTTGATGCCAGCATGAGTATTCTTGATTCCACAGTATGGTGAGTCTGTCTCTATCATCATCCTCTCAATTGGAATGCCTCTCAAAACATCAAGATTCTCGGTTGTCTTCAAAGAGCACCCATTAACACCTATTCAGTAAAAGAAATAGGAACTTACAAAACTTTTCTGACTTGGACTACTTTCTGTTGCTTACAAAACCTTTCTGATTTGGACTGCTTTCACTTGCATTCTTCCTAATTCATATCATTGACCAAGACAAAGACCACATGCAGTTCACAACTTCACAGGGAGTATAATAAGGAAAACAAGTGAAAAGGGCAATCTCTCAATCACAATTAAGTGACTGACATGAGCATAGTAGAAACTCTTCCAattgaaggaaacagaaaatgcaaCACAGTCAAATTGCCATTACGTAAAACAAGGCCCTCCAAGATGGTCTCCACTGGATAAATTCCATAACTATTTAACAACATGATAAACTGAAAGTCATTCTAATATGTAAAGCACAGATATAGAGCTTAAAATGATCACCTATAAAAAGATTATCAAATGATAGAAGTTTGTCACGATCTTCTGCACTACCAGTAAATGAATGAGCAACCCCAGCACTGAACCTGTTGAATAAACAAAAAATGATTTTTCAAAGCATTGCATAGTGATATAGCTTGTGCATACAAATGTACATGCACAAAAAGACACATTCTGCAGACATGCACCTATTTTACCTGGATAAAAACTAATTAATATATGAGACATGAAAGTCCTACAACTCCCATTAGTCATAGGAAAAAGCAGTAAAGACCAATTTTACTTTAACTGAAACTAATGAACTTTCAATTAGCTTGATGAAATTTCATCTTCcacaaaaaatataaatagtgGTTATTTACAAGATAAAGAGTAAGAACGTATAAATGAAGGTAAAGGGAAAAACAATCTGCATGAGAAGAGTTTGTTTCTGTTGTTTGCTTTTTTTTGGTGTATGTTTCTGCAAAGGCAATCTGATTTAGTGTCCTGTAACTGTTACTGATACATTTGATGCTGGTTTATATACCAGGGTTTCTTGATCTTGGTAATGTCTCTATAAGTTTGAGAAAGCAGTTTTTCCTATATTTCCTTTGTAACCTTTAGATACTCTTCTGGTGATGGTATGAACCTCGTTTCATTCTATAAACGTTATACTGCTTCCCCACTACCCGCTGCCAGGTTGTATCACTCAGTTAAAGGCCAAGGGGGTTTAAATGGTATTACCCACCTCCCtaatttctttataaaaaaaatgtttaaaaaataaCCTGCTAATTATGCCATTCTATAAGATGGGAGTTTCCTCACCAAATCCAAACTTCAAGTTCTCAATCAATGAGTTTCAAATTATGGCAAACCAGGTCACATTAATATTACAAGGCTTGTCTATGACTTGGCACCATCACTTATCTGGATTTGAAATTAATATGGTGTTCCTAAACTAGACAGAACTGGAAAAAGATGGGATGTTACAAAACCTAAAATGATTTGGTAAAGCTTGTCCAGGACCTGGCTTAGTCATTATTTTACAGGTCAAGCTTGTCAAAAGACTATGCTCATGTTTACAGGAGAAGCTCGTCTATAATGTAGCCTAGTCAccctacttggattataaaattcaTATGACGTTAATAAAATTAATAGAACTGGAAGAAGTTGGAGTATTACAAAAACAAAACCATTTGGCTTTGCAGCCTCCATGATTACCTGTGCTTATTTCGAGCTAAAAGGTTACAAAAGTCCTCAGCAGCAGCACGCATGTGCAGAAACATGGGCAGTTTCACAGCTTCTGCCAATTCAAATTGCTTTTCGAAGTACCTAATGAAAAACATTGCAAATATTAATAATACTAGCATACAGTTAAAGTTAGCATGCATGCATCAAGGATAGGCGTATGACCATGAGTgagtgtgcatgtgtgtgtgcgtgcatgcATGTGTGCATCCACATGTGAAGGCATGCTAGACACCTTTTAAACTCAGAATATGTGCTCTTACAGTCGATCATGCTTTGGTGTATTAAAAGTTCAGCAGCACAGTCAAGCATAGTTGAAACAAAGGAAAAGCTCTTGATCATGGTTGCAACCACATTTACAAGCAATTATGCAAAAGAGGACATGTAAGTGCATGGCTATAATAACTAATTACTTCTGCAAGCTCCATATCCTTGCTAGAATATTAACCTGGATTGCACCACCTCGACGCTGCATTAAATACTTGATGACTAATTTTTAGCTGTCTCCAGCTTTGTCAAGTTCATTCCCTCAGGACATTGTTTATCCCGTTAGTCCACTGTAATTTAAAAGTGCTAAGTATCTAGAGGATTTATATTCAACATTTTGCATCATGTTTCAGCATAAAGATGTGTTATATTAGATACCTGGCCCAGATCAATGTCAAGATGTTACAATGTATCTATAACAGAATTGCTCTatttccacacacacacacacacacagaggtggggggagattttataaaattatataatgagTTTTCAACATACTTCTTCTGCATTTCGGAAGGGCAAAATTGAAGCCTGTCATAATCCAATCCACATTCGCCAACTGCCACCACCTACACCAAAATTGGATTTTACAGGTTCAGACCAATACAAAGGTACTTCATGCTCAGTGatgcatatattaaaaaaaaaacagaaaaaaagaaaagaaaagaaaagaaattctcCTAATTCATAATCCAGGAGTAGCAATGAAAGCAAATATGATCTTTCATTTAGAAATAGATGTTTTATGTACTTATTTAAATGCCAACAGCTGCCCCTTTCCCAATATGCAGCATCAAGCTTCAAATCCTTCAATATGATGTTTGCTTAACCTATGTAATCTACTACCATCATCTAAAAAACATGGTGCTCAAATAGTCACAGTCCATGTTATATTCTCTCAATTTCGCCGCGTCCATAACTCCACAGTAACTTGTGTGTCAgcttctctcaatttttcataaattgcCTTCCCTATTTAACATCAAAATGTTCTCAAAGGGAAGAACATACACGAGACTTTTCCAGAAGTCAGTATAGAGGCTCAGCGAGCATCTCCTTTTGCTAGTTTTACAATACAGTTTTCTTGAGAAGGAACAGAGTTTCCCCAGTCCTCAAAAAACAACAGCATATAGTTCTAATACATGATAGACTGCCAATTACATTAAATTGTGAAGGCAGAGCCTACCTTCCCTTTCTGAATTCCCTCCTTGGCCAATGACACAAGCGCCTGAAAGTGCTTCTCAGGATCACCACTCTCTTCAAACTCCTAAGAAAAACAGTAGAAGCACTACAGACCCAATCTAGTATTGGCTAAAAATCAGAGTCTATTACCATCTAGTGACCAGCTAAAGGAGACTAATCACCTTGCATCTAGTGGGATGCACACCAACGGTACAAAAGAGCCGTCCTGTAAGACATAGCAGAGAATCAAAAACAGTAAACTGAATTAGCTTATCTGGGGCATTAAATCGAACAACTCATATGCTAACATGCAACTCAATCCACAGCGAACAAACCATCGGTCTCTGCGATCGCGAGGGCCTCCTTTGATTCCTCGAGCGAACCCCCTGTGaccttttatattatttttttttaaaaaaaaaagaagagattaatAAGCTCGAGTACAAAAGAAGCAGTATCattgagaggagagagagggagcTCACGATGATGCGGTCGACGCCAGCTCTCCACGCCCTGGCCAGCACCGCCGGGATGTCCGCCACGTGACATTGCCTGCCATTGTATATCCCCTTGAACATATTATCTGCCGTAAAATTTTGAGCTCTAGTTTTCAGATTTTGTTAGCTTTGGTGAATGGAAAACAAGAACTAGAGGGGCGAAAGCGATGGATAATTCACCTGTGAGGTTGACGGCAAAATCTGCACTCCATCGATTCGAAAAGAGTGGCAATTAGTGAGATTAATAGAAAACAACAAGGAaacgaatgagagagagagaggagaggaggaagGGAGATGGAAGCAGTCACTTGCCGATCATTCTGATGGTAGAAGACATCGCCGCTGCGAATGGAAAAATAACTGGGGTGCGTCGCGCCGATGAGAAGCGCAGGGGAGAGGGAATAATTCGCAAGAGACTTCCGCTTTTGagtgctttacctaattaatttaaaaaaatatatatttataaaaataatttaatttttaacttatttatcgtATTGACaagatattattttgaatgacgttttattaCCGCCACgtcatctttattttttatataaataatatcaaaaaaaataataaaaaaatcatcaaaataaatgatattttttaaaatatcatttcaaatagcattttaaaaaataccatttattttaataattttaattttttttttaaatgataaaaaataaaaaaaataaaaattttaaatttataaaaaattaaaaattataattttgataaaaataaaaattatcatttcgaaTTAGTATCCTtatttcaaattatattttaaaaaaaaatatctaaaaaaaattattgtaaaaaaaaattaaaaatactataaaaaattgaaaagaaataaaaattataattctaagttttaaaaaaataaaaattttaattttaattcaaataaaaatcatcattttaaattacaatctccttttcaaattaatttttataaaaaaatatcataaaaaaagaataaaataaaaattataaatttgaatgaattttaaaaactaaaaattctaattttaattcaaataaaaaaataattttaaattattttgtccatttaaaattaatttttttaaaaaaatatctcaaaaagaaatcttaaaaaattaaaaaaaataacataaaaaaataagaaaaaaataaaaattataattttaaatttaaaaaaataaaaattttaattttaattcaaataaaaaacatcatttcaaattactttccccattttaaattatttttttaaaagaatatgtcaaaaaaaataaaacaaaaatatcataaaaaagccaaaaatttaaaaaaaaatgaaaaaaataaaaattataattttttatttaaaaaaataattttttttaattttaattaaaataaaaaataccatttcaaattactttctccatttcaaattatttttttaaaaaatattctaaataaaaaaaaatgagaaaaaaataaaaattataattttaaattttgaaaaataaaaattttaattttaattcaaataaaaaagataatttcaaattattttctccatttaaaattaattttttaaaaaatatcccaaagaaaatcttaaaaaattaaaaaagtaaaatataccataaaaatagaaaaaaatgagaaaaaaataaaagttataaattttaatttaaaaaataaaaatattaatttaaatttaaataaaaaatatcatttcaaattattttcccatttaaaattaatttttttaaaaaaatatgtcaaaaaaataaaataataaaaaaataaaaagtgccataaagaagcaaaaaatttaaaaaatggaaaaaataaaaattataattttaaaaatagaaaaaataaaatttttaattttaattaaaattaaaaatatcatttcaaattacttttctcattttaaattattttttaaaaaaaatattccaaacaaagaagaaaaaaagagaaaaaaataaaaattataattttaaattttgaaaaataaaaatttaaatattaattcaaataaaaaatataattttaaattatttttcctatttaaaattaattttttttaaaaaaatatcccaaaaaaaatttaaaaaaataaaaaaaataaaaaatacaataaaaaataaaaaaaaaataaaaattataaatttaaataagaaatatcattttaaattattttttattttaaattaattaatttttttcatactgCACCGTACGTAGCCGTTCGTGTCCGTACCAaatcgagatgtaccagtgcggtccgattcatctcataattaaattatccgatatattattattatttacgttataatttctatagcccttttagcataactttttctctcctaatgttctgagacacattagagtatgtgtatccatatccacagagcataatatccgatcacttcaaattaaataatataaaataaaatcaataattaataatattaaatagaataaaaatatcaagtatacaaaaaatagtataataaaagtttcaaaaatactaagtacaaatctaaaaaagactaagtcccacaaggacgtcgtagtgcccgtggtcgcttggaccttctcaggaaggtcctcaacgactgctcctgctcctgctgtgatggctcctccacTATATTAGtggaggaggtctgctggtcatgctgctcaggaataactgataatgtcagatcatctacggactgagcgacctgctcaaccctctcatctggatacacggatgggcctgaaaagaaagtatcatactcatgtggccaactggtacccgatgatgtcatctgggggatgtaggaagaagaaggtgctgccatctgtggatcaaaaggcggtgaCATCtatgcagcatctagtgatgacatctgcggaatatgcggtgatggcatatgtggaacatatagtgacggcgtatatctcatatctggcgcatCGGTTGCTCCATGCAAAGGCGCACAGCTaaatggatcaacaccaatcgccaccaatgtttcAAAACTTGTTttctctatctcacgcagtatccgaatccatTCGTCCTCATcaatcgtagataaagcacgacgagtgtccaacacaagatccgacatagaatcagtctacaaaataaaaataaaacagtcaatatactgtaaaatataaaataaaaatataacacaaataatataaactaattttcgtagtcttaccaaaagatgcaTAACAGAACTCTCGTCCTcatatccagaaactgcataccgaggctgtccaatgactcgcactgtaatgctaaaaaatcaagccatataGTCTTcgatatatgaacggcctctcaaaatgggatcaccataaacaatgtgatctcgatgtgcatcccaaatatcgatatactctgcatgtctgatacgtcagtcaatacgagctctctctcatcgatcaatatgatgaagtccctagctGGTATCAAACTACTCAGGGATATCCTGAATCTAACCAAACTACCATAagacacgatcgaaaagatgccactctaccacatcaaaacaaataagtggcaccctagcagtccatatgtcatgtccaactgtacacatccacggcaatatagccaatatctcatctgtatatggctcccacaaaaactaatagagttaaaataaaaaaaattaataagctaaaattttaatagattatgaatactgtaaaatgatatttgtaaaaaatttaaaatttatccatctatatgtatcaactaatgtatccaactggcacctataaacccatgccactctcgtcgatacgtgatgaatgttgaatgcaacgttccatctgtttcacaatctactcatgttaaataaattttatcaaatttaaaacaataagttttaaataaaaaaataatatttttatacctatatcttaatggtccgtctagtctgaatggaacattaggatcatgctgctttgatggcatctcgagcaactatcgTCGTAATGAACTGATAGTcgacatacgctcccatacccaaatctgtaaattttaaaaaaatcatacatgatatacccaatgtgaa
Coding sequences within it:
- the LOC105034028 gene encoding uncharacterized protein, encoding MSSTIRMIDFAVNLTDNMFKGIYNGRQCHVADIPAVLARAWRAGVDRIIVTGGSLEESKEALAIAETDGRLFCTVGVHPTRCKEFEESGDPEKHFQALVSLAKEGIQKGKVVAVGECGLDYDRLQFCPSEMQKKYFEKQFELAEAVKLPMFLHMRAAAEDFCNLLARNKHRFSAGVAHSFTGSAEDRDKLLSFDNLFIGVNGCSLKTTENLDVLRGIPIERMMIETDSPYCGIKNTHAGIKFVKSVWPSKKKEKYEPDSTVKDRNEPCLVRQVLEVVAGCKDIGDIEHLSKTLYHNTCRVFFPHDLDTAADALLESGLNIQ